A section of the Papio anubis isolate 15944 chromosome 4, Panubis1.0, whole genome shotgun sequence genome encodes:
- the UFSP1 gene encoding inactive Ufm1-specific protease 1: MGDKPPGFRGSRDWIGCVEASLCLAHFGGPQGRLCHVPRGAGLHGELQKLYSHFAGGGGPVMVGGDADARSKALLGICIGSGTEDYVLVLDPHYWGAPKSPSELQAAGWVGWQEVSAAFDPNSFYNLCLTSLSSQQQQHTLD, encoded by the coding sequence ATGGGTGACAAGCCCCCCGGCTTCCGGGGCTCCCGGGACTGGATCGGCTGCGTGGAGGCCAGCCTCTGCCTCGCTCACTTCGGAGGGCCCCAGGGGCGCCTCTGCCACGTACCCCGGGGAGCGGGGCTGCATGGGGAGCTGCAGAAGCTTTACTCCCACTTCGCCGGGGGCGGGGGCCCAGTCATGGTTGGAGGGGACGCGGATGCCAGGTCTAAGGCCTTGCTGGGAATCTGCATCGGGTCAGGCACGGAAGACTATGTCCTGGTATTGGACCCTCACTACTGGGGCGCTCCAAAAAGCCCCAGTGAACTACAAGCTGCTGGGTGGGTGGGCTGGCAAGAGGTGAGTGCAGCCTTTGACCCCAACTCCTTCTACAACCTGTGCTTGACCAGCCTTAGCTCCCAACAGCAGCAGCACACCTTGGACTGA